In one Microvirgula aerodenitrificans DSM 15089 genomic region, the following are encoded:
- the lnt gene encoding apolipoprotein N-acyltransferase — MKRLLPFLFTGLVGLAYPATLAPYGHGWLVLPLLAILFSQVFTARPGRAFVLAYLWALSGFTASFYWTYLSLHDIAGLPAVFAGPLTLLLPAWLALFPAVATALAAWLAQASGRRSGAWLLGWPALWTIFEWVRGWLITGFPWGSLGYTQIPDGPLAGYAPVLGIFGVSWAVASSGAVLGWLLSLLGGGQTTVRRPWQAALSTGLVAVLWAGGASFARVEWTRPVGAPLTVSLAQGAIPQSMKWDPASFELTLQVYAEQVVAARGKLIVLPETAFPLMYDQMPPEYLQAMRKLVESRGAELVSGVPDRGDGDRYYNSVVSVTGGQQRYSKDHLVPFGEFVPLPWLTGWLYRYMNMPLAGFTPGGANQAPMTLAGQRVAFNVCYEDSFGEELIGPAREATLLANVSNMAWFGHSNAAWQHLQLAQARALETGRPMIRATNTGLTAVVDHRGRVVASLPQFQRGVLESTVQGRTGLTPYMRLGNGPVIVLALLVLGLFAGRRRRR; from the coding sequence TCTCGCCTATCCTGCCACCCTCGCACCGTACGGACATGGCTGGCTGGTCCTGCCGCTGCTGGCGATCCTGTTCTCGCAGGTGTTCACCGCCCGTCCCGGCCGCGCCTTCGTGCTGGCCTATCTGTGGGCGCTGAGCGGCTTTACCGCCAGCTTTTACTGGACCTATCTGAGCCTGCACGACATTGCCGGCCTGCCGGCGGTGTTTGCCGGTCCGCTGACCCTGCTGCTGCCGGCCTGGCTGGCGCTGTTCCCGGCTGTCGCCACGGCGCTGGCGGCGTGGCTGGCCCAGGCCAGCGGCCGTCGCAGCGGCGCCTGGCTGCTGGGCTGGCCGGCGCTGTGGACGATCTTCGAGTGGGTACGCGGCTGGCTCATCACCGGTTTCCCGTGGGGCTCGCTCGGCTATACGCAGATTCCCGATGGCCCGCTGGCCGGCTATGCGCCGGTGCTCGGCATCTTCGGTGTCAGCTGGGCGGTGGCGTCCAGTGGCGCGGTGCTCGGCTGGCTGCTGTCGCTGCTCGGCGGCGGCCAGACCACGGTGCGCCGGCCGTGGCAGGCGGCACTGTCGACCGGGCTGGTCGCCGTGCTGTGGGCCGGTGGCGCGTCGTTCGCCCGGGTGGAGTGGACCCGTCCGGTGGGGGCGCCGCTGACCGTGTCGCTGGCCCAGGGTGCGATCCCGCAATCGATGAAATGGGACCCGGCCTCGTTTGAACTGACGCTGCAGGTCTATGCGGAGCAGGTGGTGGCCGCGCGCGGCAAACTGATCGTGCTGCCGGAAACCGCCTTCCCGCTGATGTACGACCAGATGCCGCCCGAGTACCTGCAGGCGATGCGCAAGCTGGTCGAGTCGCGCGGGGCCGAGCTGGTGTCCGGCGTGCCGGACCGGGGCGATGGCGACCGCTACTACAACAGCGTGGTCAGCGTGACCGGCGGGCAGCAGCGCTACAGCAAGGACCACCTGGTGCCGTTTGGCGAGTTCGTCCCGCTGCCGTGGCTGACCGGCTGGCTGTACCGCTACATGAACATGCCGCTGGCCGGCTTTACCCCGGGCGGCGCCAACCAGGCGCCGATGACGCTGGCCGGACAGCGCGTGGCCTTCAACGTCTGCTACGAGGACAGCTTCGGCGAAGAACTGATCGGCCCGGCGCGCGAGGCGACCCTGCTGGCCAACGTCAGCAACATGGCGTGGTTCGGTCACTCGAATGCTGCCTGGCAGCACCTGCAACTGGCACAGGCACGCGCGCTGGAAACCGGGCGACCGATGATTCGTGCGACCAATACCGGCCTGACGGCCGTGGTCGACCATCGCGGTCGTGTCGTCGCCAGCCTGCCGCAGTTCCAGCGCGGGGTGCTGGAAAGCACGGTGCAGGGCCGCACCGGGCTGACGCCCTACATGCGGCTCGGCAACGGCCCGGTCATCGTGCTGGCGCTGCT